A genome region from Microbacterium terricola includes the following:
- a CDS encoding TraR/DksA family transcriptional regulator: MGTARDRAGADLDARRAEIEARVATLDAEIEQLRADRAVDSADDEHDPEGVTLSTEWSRLVGLRDGAARERAEIVAAEERRTTGTYGVCVDCGRRIPSARMHARPEAQRCVACAEKAGL; this comes from the coding sequence ATGGGAACCGCACGCGACCGAGCCGGCGCCGACCTCGACGCGCGCCGTGCCGAGATCGAGGCCCGTGTGGCGACGCTCGACGCCGAGATCGAGCAGCTGCGCGCCGATCGTGCCGTGGATTCCGCCGACGACGAGCACGACCCCGAGGGCGTCACGCTGTCCACGGAGTGGTCGCGGCTGGTGGGCCTCCGCGACGGGGCCGCTCGCGAACGCGCCGAGATCGTCGCGGCGGAAGAGCGTCGCACGACCGGCACCTACGGTGTCTGCGTCGACTGCGGGCGCCGCATCCCGAGCGCCCGGATGCACGCCAGGCCCGAGGCGCAGCGATGTGTCGCGTGCGCCGAGAAGGCCGGCCTCTGA
- a CDS encoding YchJ family protein produces the protein MGFATVRATDRCPCGSGDTFGDCCGAVLAGFPPPTAERLMRSRYSAFVVGDAPYLSATWHPGTRPDTLEPDDALRWTGLEILDVSEGGADDKRGVVEFRAHWRTARERGSLHERSRFVKQSDRWWYLDGQVR, from the coding sequence ATGGGGTTCGCCACGGTGCGGGCGACCGACCGGTGCCCCTGCGGCAGCGGAGACACCTTCGGCGACTGCTGCGGCGCGGTGCTCGCCGGGTTCCCGCCGCCCACCGCCGAGCGGCTGATGCGCTCGCGGTACAGCGCGTTCGTCGTCGGCGACGCCCCCTACCTGTCGGCGACCTGGCACCCCGGCACGCGACCGGACACCCTCGAGCCCGACGACGCCCTGCGGTGGACCGGGCTCGAGATCCTCGACGTCTCCGAGGGCGGCGCGGACGACAAGCGCGGCGTCGTGGAGTTCCGCGCGCACTGGCGCACCGCACGCGAGCGCGGCTCACTGCACGAGCGGAGCCGGTTCGTGAAGCAGTCCGACCGCTGGTGGTACCTCGACGGCCAGGTCCGCTGA
- a CDS encoding NAD(P)H-binding protein: MTRILIFGGHGKVALLLAPLLVARGDEVTAVIRNPAHADDVAATGATPVVADIEHLDASGIAELLAGHDAVVWSAGAGGGDAARTYAVDRDAAIASMDAAAAAGVARYVMVSWLGSRADHGVPADDAFFAYADAKWAADERLRGTALDWTILAPGALTLDEPTGGIELDPHGRGAVSRADVAAVTAAALAEPATVGRTIRFGAGSTPIAEALAG; encoded by the coding sequence ATGACCCGCATCCTGATCTTCGGAGGGCACGGCAAGGTCGCGCTGCTGCTCGCACCGCTCCTGGTCGCGCGCGGCGACGAGGTCACGGCGGTGATCCGCAATCCCGCGCACGCGGATGACGTCGCCGCGACCGGGGCGACGCCCGTCGTCGCCGACATCGAGCACCTCGACGCCTCGGGCATCGCGGAGCTCCTCGCCGGGCATGATGCCGTCGTCTGGTCGGCCGGCGCCGGCGGCGGAGACGCCGCGCGCACCTACGCCGTCGACCGGGATGCTGCGATCGCGTCGATGGATGCCGCGGCGGCCGCCGGTGTCGCGCGCTACGTGATGGTGTCCTGGCTCGGATCCCGCGCCGACCACGGTGTGCCCGCCGATGACGCGTTCTTCGCCTACGCCGACGCGAAGTGGGCGGCCGACGAGCGGCTCCGCGGCACGGCGCTGGACTGGACGATCCTCGCGCCGGGCGCGCTCACGCTCGACGAGCCGACCGGCGGCATCGAGCTCGACCCGCACGGCAGGGGAGCGGTGTCGCGGGCCGACGTGGCTGCCGTCACCGCCGCAGCGCTCGCCGAGCCCGCGACCGTCGGCCGCACGATCCGCTTCGGCGCCGGCTCGACCCCGATCGCCGAGGCGCTCGCCGGCTGA
- a CDS encoding cation diffusion facilitator family transporter, protein MSPTRPPRAPVDAGEQPESVTTVLVALGANALIAIAKTVAALLTGAASMVAEAAHSWADTGNEVLLFIAGRRSVRPADVRHPVGFGREAYVWSLFAAFGLFAVGAVVSIMHGIQGLIDPEPADLFAVSYIVLGVAFVLEGVSFLQALRQSRRQAAAAEHEVLEFVMRTSDPTLRAVFFEDSSALVGLVIAFLGILLHQLTGSPIPDAIGSILVGVLLAVVAVMLIQQNRRFIVGVAADPRIRSAAVTALLAHPEVLRVTYLHIEYVGPGKVFLVAAVDLVGDAAEHTVAERLNEIEDRLEAHPRVARAVLTLSRPGDEALTADLA, encoded by the coding sequence ATGTCCCCGACCCGTCCGCCGCGCGCTCCCGTCGACGCCGGCGAGCAGCCGGAGTCGGTGACCACGGTGCTGGTGGCGCTCGGCGCGAACGCGCTCATCGCGATCGCCAAGACGGTCGCCGCCCTGCTCACCGGCGCGGCGAGCATGGTCGCCGAGGCGGCGCACTCGTGGGCCGACACCGGCAACGAGGTGCTCCTGTTCATCGCGGGCAGGCGCAGCGTCCGTCCTGCCGACGTCCGCCACCCGGTGGGCTTCGGTCGTGAAGCGTACGTCTGGTCGCTGTTCGCGGCCTTCGGCCTGTTCGCCGTCGGCGCCGTGGTCTCGATCATGCACGGCATCCAGGGGCTGATCGATCCGGAGCCCGCGGACCTCTTCGCGGTCTCGTACATCGTCCTCGGTGTCGCCTTCGTCCTCGAGGGCGTCTCGTTCCTGCAGGCGCTGCGGCAGTCGCGCCGGCAGGCCGCAGCCGCCGAGCACGAGGTCCTGGAGTTCGTGATGCGCACCTCCGACCCGACGCTGCGCGCGGTGTTCTTCGAGGACTCCTCCGCGCTCGTCGGACTGGTGATCGCGTTCCTCGGCATCCTGCTGCACCAGCTGACGGGCTCGCCGATCCCCGACGCCATCGGCTCGATCCTCGTCGGCGTGCTGCTGGCGGTGGTCGCGGTGATGCTGATCCAGCAGAACCGGCGTTTCATCGTCGGGGTCGCCGCCGATCCGCGCATCCGCTCCGCGGCGGTGACCGCGCTGCTCGCGCACCCCGAGGTGCTGCGGGTGACCTATCTGCACATCGAATACGTCGGACCGGGGAAGGTCTTCCTCGTCGCGGCCGTCGATCTGGTGGGGGATGCTGCCGAGCACACCGTCGCCGAGCGGCTCAACGAGATCGAGGACCGGCTGGAGGCCCACCCCCGCGTCGCCCGCGCAGTCCTCACGCTCTCGCGGCCGGGCGATGAGGCCCTGACGGCCGACCTCGCGTAA
- the rpsA gene encoding 30S ribosomal protein S1 encodes MTTATTAPATKQIAINDIGSAEDFLAAVELTIKSFNDGDLIEGTVVKIDRDEVLLDVGFKTEGVIPSRELSIKHDVDPNEVVKVGDAVEALVLQKEDKEGRLILSKKRAQYERAWGDVEKIKENDGVVTGSVIEVVKGGLIVDIGLRGFLPASLIELRRVRDLTPYLGQEIEAKILELDKNRNNVVLSRRALLEQTQSESRTTFLNNLHKGQVRKGTVSSIVNFGAFVDLGGVDGLVHVSELSWKHIEHASEVVEVGQEVTVEILEVDLDRERVSLSLKATQEDPWQVFARTHAIGQVAPGKVTKLVPFGAFVRVADGIEGLVHISELSGKHVELAEQVVSVGEEVFVKIIDIDLERRRISLSLKQANESVDPNGTEFDPALYGMVTEYDENGEYKYPEGFDPETNQWKDGFDEQRLAWEAEYAAAQGRWEAHKAAVAKALEAEANAPTETSSASSSFSSDSSGGGTLADDEALAALREKLSGR; translated from the coding sequence ATGACTACCGCAACGACCGCCCCGGCCACCAAGCAGATCGCGATCAACGACATCGGATCCGCTGAGGACTTCCTGGCCGCGGTCGAACTGACCATCAAGTCCTTCAACGACGGCGACCTCATCGAAGGCACCGTCGTGAAGATCGACCGCGACGAGGTCCTCCTCGACGTCGGCTTCAAGACCGAGGGTGTCATCCCCTCGCGCGAGCTCTCGATCAAGCACGACGTCGACCCCAACGAGGTCGTCAAGGTCGGCGACGCTGTCGAGGCCCTCGTTCTCCAGAAGGAGGACAAGGAAGGTCGCCTCATCCTGTCCAAGAAGCGCGCGCAGTACGAGCGTGCGTGGGGCGACGTCGAGAAGATCAAGGAGAACGACGGTGTGGTCACCGGTTCCGTGATCGAGGTCGTCAAGGGTGGTCTCATCGTCGACATCGGCCTCCGCGGCTTCCTGCCGGCATCGCTCATCGAGCTGCGCCGCGTCCGCGACCTGACGCCGTACCTCGGCCAGGAGATCGAGGCCAAGATCCTCGAGCTCGACAAGAACCGCAACAACGTCGTGCTGTCGCGCCGCGCCCTGCTCGAGCAGACGCAGTCCGAGTCGCGCACCACGTTCCTCAACAACCTGCACAAGGGCCAGGTCCGCAAGGGCACGGTCTCGTCGATCGTCAACTTCGGTGCGTTCGTCGACCTGGGCGGCGTGGACGGCCTCGTGCACGTCTCGGAGCTCTCGTGGAAGCACATCGAGCACGCGTCCGAGGTCGTCGAGGTCGGCCAGGAGGTCACCGTCGAGATCCTCGAGGTCGACCTGGACCGCGAGCGCGTCTCGCTGTCGCTCAAGGCGACGCAGGAGGACCCGTGGCAGGTCTTCGCCCGCACCCACGCCATCGGCCAGGTTGCACCGGGCAAGGTCACCAAGCTCGTCCCGTTCGGCGCGTTCGTTCGCGTCGCGGACGGCATCGAGGGTCTCGTGCACATCTCGGAGCTGTCGGGCAAGCATGTCGAGCTCGCTGAGCAGGTCGTGTCGGTCGGCGAAGAGGTCTTCGTCAAGATCATCGACATCGACCTCGAGCGTCGCCGCATCTCGCTCTCGCTGAAGCAGGCGAACGAGTCGGTCGACCCCAACGGCACCGAGTTCGACCCGGCCCTCTACGGCATGGTCACGGAGTACGACGAGAACGGGGAGTACAAGTACCCCGAGGGCTTCGACCCCGAGACCAACCAGTGGAAGGACGGCTTCGACGAGCAGCGTCTGGCCTGGGAGGCCGAGTACGCCGCAGCCCAGGGTCGCTGGGAGGCTCACAAGGCCGCCGTCGCGAAGGCCCTCGAGGCCGAGGCGAACGCGCCGACCGAGACCAGCTCCGCGTCGAGCTCGTTCTCCTCGGACAGCTCGGGCGGCGGCACGCTGGCCGACGACGAGGCACTCGCCGCTCTGCGCGAGAAGCTCTCGGGCCGCTGA
- the coaE gene encoding dephospho-CoA kinase, whose amino-acid sequence MPLVALTGGIASGKSTVARRLAEHGAVIVDADRIVREVQQPGSPVLDAIAAEFGERMLLPDGSLDRAGLAGEVFGDPGAVSRLNAIVHPAVRAESAARFARAFAEDADAVVVYDVPLLVEARADDPWDLIVVAHAPAELRAERLIALRGLSATDAAARIASQVGDDRRLAIADVVIDTAGDMEHTLAQTDALWARLSGNGAG is encoded by the coding sequence ATGCCACTTGTCGCGCTCACCGGCGGGATCGCCTCGGGCAAGTCCACCGTCGCCCGCCGCCTCGCCGAGCACGGTGCCGTGATCGTCGACGCCGACCGCATCGTGCGCGAGGTGCAGCAGCCCGGCTCACCGGTTCTCGACGCCATCGCGGCCGAGTTCGGAGAGCGGATGCTGCTGCCGGACGGTTCGCTCGATCGTGCCGGTCTTGCCGGCGAGGTGTTCGGCGATCCCGGCGCAGTGTCCCGGCTCAACGCGATCGTGCACCCGGCGGTCCGGGCGGAGTCGGCGGCGCGCTTCGCCCGCGCGTTCGCCGAGGATGCCGACGCGGTGGTCGTCTATGACGTCCCGCTGCTGGTCGAGGCCCGTGCGGATGATCCCTGGGATCTCATCGTCGTCGCCCACGCGCCGGCCGAGCTCCGGGCGGAGCGGCTCATCGCGCTGCGCGGGCTGAGCGCCACCGATGCGGCAGCGCGGATCGCCAGTCAGGTCGGCGACGACCGACGGCTCGCCATCGCGGATGTCGTGATCGACACCGCGGGCGACATGGAGCACACGCTGGCGCAGACGGATGCGCTGTGGGCACGGCTGAGCGGGAACGGCGCCGGATGA
- a CDS encoding sensor histidine kinase, producing MSEPHPAPVSAASPPMRAPRAEAATPHWVDLVFGDTDRARGAMLNQLVIAAVVLVLALVVLGSGAHLVAPVFFTGVVLIFLLTAASIMVPWNSVAPLWVAVLPLADIVGIAFMRAAEPAAGFGLLWAFPVLWLSSSFGLFGYISSIVFSLLCYAVSSIVEPRQSTTFSIILLPLLLVAIGTSAYLSSRRVEAQRRLLDRQAEVLVQSLERARRHEQVLTEALDRVDFGVAKIEADGSASIMNDAHARLQRDIRTTGERPLLFAVDGTTPLDPDEQPMARVRRGEAFEDQRIWVGEPGHARRAISVTARRIIEPNGQDGGAVVVTRDVTAETEALRARDALVSSVSHELRTPLTSILGYIELAIDTPGLPPSAVKSLEVADRNAERLLALVGDVLAASSGAGEQEAFAVTPRDIDLADVVTSAVESLSIAAGERGIEIDATGIRSVRAYADPLRTQQVLDNLLSNAVKYNRPGGSVTIEMSQGQDWAEISVRDTGVGLSEDDLGNLFQRYYRGVAVRKSGVAGSGLGLAISRDIVRRQGGDMVVTSALGVGSTFVVTLPAHRPGERTPTP from the coding sequence ATGAGCGAGCCGCACCCTGCACCGGTCTCCGCCGCGTCTCCGCCGATGCGGGCGCCCCGTGCCGAAGCGGCGACCCCGCACTGGGTCGATCTCGTCTTCGGCGACACCGACCGAGCGCGGGGCGCCATGCTCAACCAGCTGGTCATCGCGGCGGTGGTCCTCGTGCTCGCCCTCGTGGTGCTCGGGAGCGGGGCGCACCTCGTCGCCCCGGTCTTCTTCACCGGTGTGGTGCTGATCTTCCTGCTGACCGCCGCGTCGATCATGGTGCCCTGGAACTCCGTGGCGCCGCTCTGGGTCGCCGTGCTGCCCCTGGCCGACATCGTCGGCATCGCCTTCATGCGCGCCGCCGAGCCCGCAGCCGGCTTCGGACTGCTCTGGGCGTTCCCCGTGCTCTGGCTCTCCTCGTCGTTCGGACTCTTCGGGTACATCTCGTCGATCGTCTTCTCGCTTCTCTGCTACGCCGTCTCCAGCATCGTCGAGCCGCGTCAGAGCACCACCTTCTCGATCATCCTGCTCCCGCTGCTGCTCGTCGCGATCGGGACGTCGGCCTATCTCAGCTCACGCCGGGTCGAGGCGCAGCGGCGACTGCTCGACCGGCAGGCGGAGGTGCTCGTGCAATCCCTCGAGCGGGCGCGCCGGCACGAGCAGGTGCTGACGGAGGCGCTGGACCGCGTGGATTTCGGCGTCGCGAAGATCGAAGCCGACGGCTCCGCGTCGATCATGAACGACGCGCACGCCCGGCTCCAGCGCGACATCCGCACGACGGGGGAGCGTCCTCTCCTGTTCGCCGTCGACGGCACCACCCCGCTCGACCCCGACGAGCAGCCGATGGCCCGCGTCCGGCGCGGAGAGGCGTTCGAGGACCAGCGGATCTGGGTGGGCGAGCCCGGTCACGCGCGACGCGCCATCAGCGTGACCGCCCGTCGCATCATCGAGCCGAACGGCCAGGACGGCGGCGCGGTCGTCGTGACCAGGGATGTCACCGCCGAGACGGAGGCGCTGCGCGCGCGCGACGCCCTGGTCTCCTCGGTGTCGCACGAGCTGCGCACCCCGTTGACCTCGATCCTGGGTTACATCGAGTTGGCGATAGACACGCCGGGCCTGCCGCCGTCGGCGGTCAAGAGCCTGGAGGTCGCCGATCGCAACGCCGAACGTCTGCTGGCTCTCGTCGGCGATGTGCTCGCCGCATCGAGCGGCGCCGGCGAGCAGGAGGCGTTCGCGGTGACGCCGCGCGACATCGATCTCGCCGACGTGGTGACCTCTGCCGTCGAATCGCTGTCGATCGCCGCGGGGGAGCGGGGCATCGAAATCGATGCGACCGGCATCAGGAGCGTGCGCGCCTACGCCGATCCGCTGCGCACGCAGCAGGTGCTCGACAATCTCCTCTCCAACGCGGTCAAGTACAACCGGCCGGGCGGGAGCGTGACGATCGAGATGTCGCAGGGGCAGGACTGGGCGGAGATCTCCGTACGCGACACCGGCGTCGGACTCAGCGAGGACGATCTCGGCAACCTCTTCCAGCGCTACTACCGTGGCGTCGCCGTGCGCAAGTCAGGGGTCGCCGGGAGCGGCCTCGGCCTGGCGATCAGCCGCGACATCGTGCGGCGGCAGGGGGGCGACATGGTCGTGACCAGCGCCCTCGGAGTGGGCTCGACGTTCGTGGTCACACTGCCCGCACACCGTCCGGGCGAACGGACGCCGACGCCATGA
- a CDS encoding response regulator transcription factor translates to MPRTAVVVEDEPDIRSLITAVLESSGYTVHGTENGLDAVELVRTLAPDVTTLDVNIPGIDGFEVARRVRAFSDTYIIFISAFVEDVDAERGRAAGGDEYLGKPFRPRELRARLSGIELRGESGRRAAAAPVETLTFDDISVCDEATTAAGVTLELGAPEREILRALVTARRRGAEKGDLVRLLGGAADPRDVTADEIVAVERAVQLLRAALRSANSAVSIESLHGTGYRLAAIDQLGSAKSTAAAPPVAARPAVPRPSSSRSSTS, encoded by the coding sequence ATGCCGCGGACTGCTGTCGTCGTCGAGGACGAGCCCGACATCCGCAGCCTCATCACGGCCGTGCTCGAGTCGAGCGGCTACACCGTGCACGGGACCGAGAACGGCCTCGACGCCGTCGAGCTCGTCCGCACCCTCGCGCCCGACGTGACGACCCTCGACGTGAACATCCCCGGCATCGACGGGTTCGAGGTCGCACGCAGGGTCCGCGCCTTCAGCGACACGTACATCATCTTCATCTCCGCGTTCGTGGAGGACGTCGACGCCGAGCGCGGACGTGCCGCCGGCGGTGACGAGTACCTCGGCAAGCCCTTCCGGCCACGGGAGCTGCGCGCGCGGCTCAGCGGCATCGAGCTGCGCGGTGAGAGCGGGCGGCGAGCCGCCGCCGCCCCGGTCGAGACGCTGACGTTCGACGACATCTCCGTCTGCGACGAGGCCACCACCGCGGCCGGGGTCACCCTCGAACTCGGAGCACCAGAGCGGGAGATCCTGCGCGCTCTCGTGACGGCCCGTCGCCGCGGCGCCGAGAAGGGCGACCTCGTGCGTCTGCTCGGGGGCGCCGCAGACCCCCGCGATGTCACGGCGGACGAGATCGTGGCCGTCGAGCGCGCGGTGCAGCTCCTGCGCGCCGCGCTGCGGTCCGCGAACTCGGCAGTCTCCATCGAGTCGCTCCACGGCACCGGCTATCGGCTGGCGGCGATCGATCAGCTCGGGTCGGCCAAGAGCACCGCGGCCGCGCCACCGGTCGCGGCGCGACCGGCCGTCCCTCGGCCGAGCTCGAGCAGGTCCTCGACGTCGTAG
- the uvrB gene encoding excinuclease ABC subunit UvrB gives MQTTRSVRPFEVISEYQPSGDQPQAIAELAGRINAGETDVVLLGATGTGKSATTAWLIEQVQRPTLVLAHNKTLAAQLANEFRDLMPNNAVEYFVSYYDYYQPEAYVPQTDTFIEKDSSVNAEVERLRHSTTNSLLSRRDVVVVSTVSCIYGLGAPEEYMRAMVALQVGERYERDALIRKFIAMQYNRNDVDFSRGNFRVRGDTIEIIPVYEEYAIRIEMFGDEIEALYMLHPLTGDVVQKLDSVPIFPASHYVAGTDTVQRAIGTIETELAERLADLERQGKLLEAQRLRMRTTFDLEMLQQLGFCSGIENYSRHLDGRAPGEPPHTLLDFFPDDFLMVIDESHVTVPQIGAMYEGDASRKRTLVEHGFRLPSAMDNRPLRWDEFKQRIGQTVYLSATPGRYEMGIADGVVEQIIRPTGLIDPEIVVKPSKGQIDDLLEEIRIRAERDERVLVTTLTKKMAEELTDFLGEHGVRVRYLHSDVDTLRRVELLTELRAGVYDVLVGINLLREGLDLPEVSLVSILDADKEGFLRSGTSLIQTIGRAARNVSGQVHMYADTMTDSMRKAIDETDRRREKQVAYNLANGIDPQPLRKRIADITEALAREGADTDALLSRKDSRSASGKGKSPTPRLRREGIAAEGANQLEATIADLSGQMLAAAAELKFELAARLRDEVQDLKKELRAMERAGHA, from the coding sequence ATGCAGACCACGCGTTCCGTGCGCCCCTTCGAGGTCATCAGCGAATACCAGCCCAGCGGTGATCAGCCGCAGGCGATCGCCGAGCTCGCCGGGCGCATCAACGCCGGCGAGACGGATGTCGTGCTCCTCGGCGCGACCGGTACGGGCAAGTCCGCCACCACCGCGTGGCTCATCGAGCAGGTGCAGCGGCCGACCCTGGTCCTGGCGCACAACAAGACGCTGGCCGCGCAGCTCGCGAACGAGTTCCGCGACCTGATGCCGAACAACGCCGTCGAGTACTTCGTCAGCTACTACGACTACTACCAGCCGGAGGCGTACGTCCCCCAGACCGATACCTTCATCGAGAAGGACTCGTCGGTGAACGCGGAGGTCGAGCGCCTGCGCCACTCCACCACCAACTCGCTGCTCAGTCGCCGCGACGTCGTCGTGGTCAGCACCGTCTCGTGCATCTACGGCCTCGGCGCGCCCGAGGAGTACATGCGCGCCATGGTCGCGCTCCAGGTGGGGGAGCGGTACGAGCGCGACGCTCTGATCCGCAAGTTCATCGCCATGCAGTACAACCGCAACGACGTCGACTTCTCGCGCGGCAACTTCCGGGTGCGCGGCGACACGATCGAGATCATCCCGGTGTACGAGGAGTACGCGATCCGCATCGAGATGTTCGGCGACGAGATCGAAGCGCTCTACATGCTGCACCCGCTCACGGGCGACGTCGTCCAGAAGCTCGATTCCGTGCCGATCTTCCCCGCCTCGCACTACGTCGCGGGCACCGACACGGTGCAGCGCGCCATCGGCACGATCGAGACCGAGCTCGCGGAGCGCCTGGCCGACCTCGAGCGTCAGGGCAAGCTGCTCGAGGCGCAGCGTCTGCGGATGCGGACGACGTTCGACCTCGAGATGCTGCAGCAGCTCGGGTTCTGCTCGGGCATCGAGAACTACTCACGGCATCTCGACGGCCGCGCGCCGGGTGAGCCGCCGCACACGCTGCTCGACTTCTTCCCCGACGACTTCCTCATGGTCATCGACGAATCCCACGTGACGGTTCCGCAGATCGGGGCGATGTACGAGGGCGATGCGTCGCGCAAGCGCACGCTCGTCGAGCACGGGTTCCGCCTGCCGAGCGCGATGGACAACCGCCCGCTGCGGTGGGACGAGTTCAAGCAGCGCATCGGCCAGACCGTGTACCTCTCGGCCACGCCCGGGCGCTACGAGATGGGCATCGCGGACGGCGTGGTGGAGCAGATCATCCGCCCGACCGGACTCATCGACCCCGAGATCGTCGTCAAGCCCTCGAAGGGGCAGATCGACGATCTGCTGGAGGAGATCCGCATCCGGGCCGAACGCGACGAGCGCGTGCTCGTGACGACGCTGACGAAGAAGATGGCCGAGGAGCTGACCGACTTCCTCGGCGAGCACGGTGTGCGGGTGCGCTATCTGCACTCCGACGTGGACACCCTCCGGCGGGTCGAGCTGCTCACCGAGCTGCGGGCGGGCGTGTACGACGTCCTCGTCGGCATCAACCTCCTCCGCGAGGGGCTCGACCTCCCCGAGGTGTCGCTCGTGTCGATCCTCGACGCCGACAAGGAGGGGTTCCTGCGCAGCGGCACCTCGCTCATCCAGACGATCGGCCGTGCGGCGCGCAACGTCTCCGGCCAGGTGCACATGTACGCCGACACGATGACCGACTCGATGCGCAAGGCGATCGACGAGACCGATCGGCGACGAGAGAAGCAGGTCGCGTACAACCTGGCGAACGGCATCGACCCGCAGCCGCTGCGCAAGCGCATCGCCGACATCACCGAGGCACTCGCCCGCGAGGGCGCCGACACCGACGCGCTGCTGTCCCGCAAGGACTCGCGGTCGGCGTCGGGCAAGGGCAAGAGTCCGACGCCGCGGCTGCGCCGGGAGGGCATCGCCGCAGAAGGCGCGAACCAGCTGGAGGCGACGATCGCCGACCTGTCCGGCCAGATGCTCGCGGCGGCCGCGGAGCTGAAGTTCGAGCTCGCTGCGCGACTGCGCGATGAGGTGCAGGATCTGAAGAAGGAGCTGCGCGCCATGGAGCGCGCCGGCCACGCCTGA
- a CDS encoding VOC family protein, producing MEQRLTVVTLGTTDLERAIAFYRALGWEPHPSSVEGDVAFYQVGGSVFALWSRAELAADSCVDDAGGWGGITLAHNVRSPEDVDVVLEAASQAGAQIGRAGAPTPWGGYSGVFIDLDGHPWEIAHNPSWPLAADGSVSLG from the coding sequence ATGGAGCAGCGCCTCACGGTCGTGACGCTCGGCACCACCGACCTCGAGCGCGCGATCGCGTTCTATCGTGCGCTCGGGTGGGAGCCGCATCCCTCCTCCGTCGAGGGCGATGTGGCGTTCTACCAGGTGGGTGGCAGCGTGTTCGCACTATGGAGTCGTGCCGAACTGGCGGCGGACTCGTGCGTCGACGACGCGGGCGGGTGGGGTGGGATCACCCTCGCCCACAACGTCCGCTCACCCGAGGACGTCGATGTCGTCCTCGAGGCGGCCTCCCAGGCCGGCGCGCAGATCGGCAGAGCCGGCGCGCCGACCCCATGGGGCGGCTACTCGGGGGTGTTCATCGATCTCGATGGTCATCCCTGGGAGATCGCGCACAATCCGTCGTGGCCGCTCGCCGCCGACGGGTCCGTCTCGCTGGGCTGA
- a CDS encoding MarR family winged helix-turn-helix transcriptional regulator — MDTADDLLALDNQVCFAIVTAARNVVSIYRPILEPLGLTHPQYLVMLALWEKTPRSLGALAEELAMEPATLSPLVKRLEGQGRVRRTRDGADERMLAITLTEEGAALRARALDVPGQVMRSVGADAGRLRDLRDALAPFAGRRR, encoded by the coding sequence ATGGACACCGCCGACGACCTGCTCGCCCTCGACAACCAGGTGTGCTTCGCGATCGTCACCGCCGCCCGCAACGTCGTCTCGATCTACCGGCCGATCCTGGAGCCCCTCGGGCTGACGCACCCCCAGTACCTGGTGATGCTGGCCCTCTGGGAGAAGACGCCGCGGTCGTTGGGGGCGTTGGCCGAGGAGCTCGCGATGGAGCCGGCAACCCTGTCCCCGCTGGTGAAGCGCCTCGAGGGGCAGGGTCGCGTCCGCCGCACGCGGGACGGAGCGGACGAGCGGATGCTGGCGATCACGCTGACTGAGGAGGGCGCCGCGCTGCGCGCCCGGGCGCTCGACGTGCCGGGACAGGTGATGCGCAGCGTCGGCGCGGATGCCGGCCGTCTGCGCGATCTCCGAGACGCCCTCGCGCCTTTCGCCGGACGCCGCCGCTGA